The Pseudoxanthomonas sp. CF385 region GCGACCCGTGAGGCCGGCGAACAGGTCGGACTTCACGAAGTGCACGTTGTCCGCGTGCAGGCGCGCCTTGTTCTCGGCCGACAGGGCCAGCGCGTCGTCGCTGATGTCGACGCCGTCGACCTGCCAGTCAGGGTGGTAGTGGCCCATCGCGATGGCGATGCAGCCCGAGCCGGTGCACAGGTCGAGCGCGCGGTTGACCTCGCGACCGCCCAGCCAGGGCTCGAAGCCGGCCTCGATCAGCTCGGCGATCGGCGAACGCGGCACCAGCGCGCGCGCATCGCTCTTGAAGCTCAGCCCGGCGAACCAGGCTTCCCCGGTCAGGTAGGCGACCGGCACGCGCTCGTTCACGCGGCGCTCGAACAACGCCAGCACCTGTGACTTTTCCGCCAGGGTAACGCGCGCCTGGCCGTAGGACGGGCCCAGGTCCGGCGGCAGGTGCAGCGTGTGCAGGACCAGGAAGGTCGCCTCGTCCAGCGCGTTGTCGTAGCTGTGGCCGAAGGTCAGGCCGGCGGCGTTGAAACGGCTGGCGCCGTAGCGGATCAGGTCGATGATGGTATGCAGTTCGGCGGCGACGTCGGCGGTCATGGCAAGGCTTGTGAAGACGCCGGGACGGCGAAGGCCGCCGATTATAGGGGCTGCCCCGGTATCATGGCCGCCTTACCGCCGCGCCCATGCGGCCCCGGCCCGCGGGCCGTGCCCTCCTTCGTGGGAACCCCAAGCATGTTCAACAAGAAGATCGGCCTCATCCTCGTCCTGGCGCTGGCCGCCGGCCTGGGCCTGCTGGCCGCGCAGAAATTCTTCGGTCCGGTGACCCCGGCCGCGCAGTGGCCCGCCACCGAGGCGGTGACCCTGTTCCCGCAGGCGCGCCCGCTGCCGCCGTTCTCGCTGCGCCAGTCCGACGGCACCCAGCTGGCCGACGGGGAGCTGAAAGGCCACTGGACCCTGGTCTTCCTCGGCTTCACCTTCTGCCCGGACGTCTGCCCCACCAC contains the following coding sequences:
- the prmB gene encoding 50S ribosomal protein L3 N(5)-glutamine methyltransferase, which translates into the protein MTADVAAELHTIIDLIRYGASRFNAAGLTFGHSYDNALDEATFLVLHTLHLPPDLGPSYGQARVTLAEKSQVLALFERRVNERVPVAYLTGEAWFAGLSFKSDARALVPRSPIAELIEAGFEPWLGGREVNRALDLCTGSGCIAIAMGHYHPDWQVDGVDISDDALALSAENKARLHADNVHFVKSDLFAGLTGRHYDLIVTNPPYVTNDETDALPKEYSFEPELGLRAGDDGLDLVLKILRDAPLHLSQDGLLICEVGESEHALVKLLPDVEFAWIEFKVGQMGIFAVECAELIRHNARITALAATRK